One window from the genome of Enterobacter asburiae encodes:
- the ispE gene encoding 4-(cytidine 5'-diphospho)-2-C-methyl-D-erythritol kinase, whose product MMTHWPSPAKLNLFLYITGQRADGYHTLQTLFQFIDYGDTISIELRQDGQICLLTPVDGVAHEDNLIVRAARLLMKAAAESGRLPAGSGADIRIEKRLPMGGGLGGGSSNAATVLVALNHLWGCGLSKDELAALGLTLGADVPVFVRGHAAFAEGVGEILSPAEPPEKWYLVAHPGVSIPTPVIFKDPDLKRNTPVRSIETLLNCEFSNDCEVIARKRFREVDAVLSWLLEYAPSRLTGTGACVFAEFDTESAARQVLEQAPVWLHGFVARGMNTSPLQQAILAQTEFR is encoded by the coding sequence ATGATGACCCACTGGCCCTCTCCGGCAAAGCTGAACCTGTTTTTATACATCACCGGCCAGCGTGCTGACGGTTATCACACCCTGCAGACGCTGTTTCAGTTTATTGACTATGGCGACACGATCTCCATCGAACTGCGCCAGGACGGGCAGATTTGCCTGCTAACGCCGGTCGACGGCGTGGCGCATGAGGACAACCTGATCGTGCGCGCCGCGCGCCTGCTGATGAAAGCCGCAGCGGAATCGGGCCGTCTGCCTGCGGGAAGCGGTGCGGATATCCGTATCGAGAAGCGCCTGCCGATGGGCGGCGGTCTGGGCGGTGGCTCATCCAACGCTGCCACCGTGTTGGTTGCGCTGAACCACCTCTGGGGCTGCGGGCTGTCGAAGGACGAACTGGCAGCCTTGGGCCTGACGCTGGGGGCTGATGTCCCGGTGTTTGTTCGCGGTCATGCGGCCTTTGCTGAGGGCGTGGGTGAGATCCTCTCCCCGGCTGAACCGCCGGAGAAATGGTATCTGGTTGCCCACCCTGGCGTGAGCATTCCGACCCCGGTCATCTTTAAAGATCCTGACCTGAAAAGGAATACCCCGGTTCGGTCAATAGAAACGTTATTAAATTGTGAATTCAGCAACGATTGCGAGGTTATCGCAAGAAAACGTTTTCGCGAGGTTGATGCGGTGCTTTCCTGGCTGTTAGAATACGCGCCGTCGCGCCTGACTGGTACAGGGGCCTGTGTCTTTGCTGAATTTGACACCGAATCCGCCGCTCGTCAGGTGCTTGAGCAAGCGCCGGTTTGGCTGCATGGTTTTGTAGCACGTGGGATGAACACCTCCCCCCTACAGCAGGCCATTCTGGCGCAGACTGAGTTTCGGTGA
- the lolB gene encoding lipoprotein insertase outer membrane protein LolB, whose translation MTRLIRLLPLAALVLTACTVTQPKGPGKSPDSPQWRQHQQDVRNLNQYQTRGAFAYLSDEQKVYARFFWQQTGQDNYRLLLLNPLGSTELELIAKPGEAQITDNKGQHYTATDAEEMIGKLTGMPIPLNSLRQWILGLPGEATDYSLDDQYRLSQVNYTQNGKTWKVVYSAYDSKSKPSLPSNMELTQGSQRIKLKMDNWIVK comes from the coding sequence ATGACCCGACTGATTCGCCTGCTGCCGCTGGCAGCACTGGTTCTGACCGCATGTACCGTCACTCAACCAAAAGGCCCGGGCAAAAGCCCTGATTCACCGCAGTGGCGTCAGCACCAGCAGGACGTCCGTAATTTGAACCAGTACCAGACCCGCGGCGCTTTCGCTTATCTCTCTGACGAACAAAAGGTTTATGCCCGCTTCTTCTGGCAGCAGACGGGTCAGGACAACTATCGCCTGTTGCTGCTGAACCCGCTGGGCAGCACCGAACTGGAGCTTATCGCGAAACCGGGTGAAGCGCAGATCACCGATAACAAAGGCCAGCACTATACCGCGACCGATGCCGAAGAGATGATTGGCAAGCTGACCGGGATGCCTATCCCGCTCAACAGCCTGCGCCAGTGGATCCTGGGCCTGCCGGGTGAGGCAACTGACTACAGCCTTGACGACCAGTACCGTCTGAGCCAGGTGAACTACACCCAGAACGGTAAAACCTGGAAAGTGGTGTACAGCGCCTATGACAGTAAGAGTAAACCGTCGCTGCCATCGAATATGGAACTGACTCAGGGCAGCCAGCGTATCAAGCTGAAAATGGACAACTGGATCGTTAAATGA
- the hemA gene encoding glutamyl-tRNA reductase translates to MTLLALGINHKTAPVSLRERVTFSPDTLDLALDSLLAQPMVQGGVVLSTCNRTELYLSVEEQDNLHEALIRWLCDYHNLNEDELRNSLYWHQDNDAVSHLMRVASGLDSLVLGEPQILGQVKKAFADSQKGHLKASELERMFQKSFSVAKRVRTETDIGASAVSVAFAACTLARQIFESLSTVTVMLVGAGETIELVARHLREHKVKKMIIANRTRERAQVLADEVGAEVVALSDIDERLKEADIIISSTASPLPIIGKGMVERALKSRRNQPMLLVDIAVPRDVEPEVGKLPNAYLYSVDDLQSIISHNLAQRKAAAVQAETIVEQETSEFMAWLRAQSVSETIREYRGQAEQVRDDLTAKALAALEQGGDANAIMQDLAWKLTNRLIHAPTKSLQQAARDGDDERLTILRNSLGLE, encoded by the coding sequence ATGACCCTATTAGCACTCGGCATCAACCACAAAACGGCTCCGGTTTCGCTGCGAGAACGCGTGACGTTTTCGCCGGATACGCTTGACCTGGCGCTGGACAGCCTGCTTGCACAGCCGATGGTGCAGGGTGGCGTGGTGCTCTCGACGTGCAACCGTACCGAGCTGTATTTAAGCGTGGAAGAGCAGGACAACCTGCATGAAGCGCTGATCCGCTGGTTATGCGACTACCACAATCTCAACGAAGACGAGCTGCGCAATAGCCTGTACTGGCATCAGGACAACGATGCCGTCAGCCACCTGATGCGCGTCGCCAGCGGGCTGGATTCGCTGGTACTGGGCGAGCCGCAGATCCTGGGTCAGGTGAAAAAAGCGTTTGCGGACTCGCAAAAAGGGCACCTGAAGGCCAGCGAGCTGGAGCGCATGTTCCAGAAGTCGTTCTCCGTGGCGAAGCGTGTGCGAACCGAAACCGACATTGGTGCCAGTGCGGTTTCTGTTGCTTTCGCGGCCTGCACCCTTGCACGCCAAATCTTTGAATCCCTGTCTACCGTCACCGTGATGCTGGTGGGTGCGGGCGAAACCATCGAACTTGTGGCGCGCCATCTGCGCGAGCATAAAGTGAAAAAGATGATTATCGCTAACCGCACCCGCGAACGCGCGCAGGTGCTGGCGGATGAAGTGGGCGCAGAGGTGGTTGCCCTGAGCGACATCGATGAACGCCTGAAAGAGGCGGACATTATTATCAGCTCTACCGCCAGCCCGCTGCCAATTATCGGAAAAGGGATGGTGGAGCGTGCGCTGAAGTCCCGTCGTAATCAGCCGATGCTGCTGGTGGATATCGCCGTCCCGCGCGATGTTGAGCCGGAAGTGGGCAAGCTGCCTAACGCCTATCTCTACAGCGTGGATGACCTGCAAAGCATCATTTCGCACAACCTCGCCCAGCGTAAAGCGGCGGCGGTGCAGGCGGAAACCATCGTTGAGCAGGAAACCAGTGAGTTTATGGCCTGGCTGCGCGCGCAAAGCGTCAGCGAGACCATCCGCGAGTATCGCGGGCAGGCGGAGCAGGTGCGTGATGACCTGACTGCCAAAGCGTTAGCGGCCCTTGAACAGGGCGGCGACGCAAATGCGATTATGCAGGACCTGGCGTGGAAACTGACCAACCGCCTGATCCATGCACCAACCAAATCTCTTCAGCAGGCCGCCCGTGACGGGGATGATGAGCGCCTGACTATTCTGCGCAACAGCCTCGGGCTGGAATAG
- the prfA gene encoding peptide chain release factor 1 translates to MKPSIVAKLEALHERHEEVQALLGDAGTIADQERFRALSREYAQLSDVSKCFTDWRQVQEDIETAQMMLDDPEMREMAQEELQDAKARSEEMEQQLQVLLLPKDPDDERNAFVEVRAGTGGDEAALFAGDLFRMYSRYAESRRWRVEIMSANEGEHGGYKEVIAKISGDGVYGRLKFESGGHRVQRVPATESQGRIHTSACTVAVMPELPEAELPDINPADLRIDTFRSSGAGGQHVNTTDSAIRITHLPTGIVVECQDERSQHKNKAKALSVLGARIHAAEMAKRQQAEASTRRNLLGSGDRSDRNRTYNFPQGRVTDHRINLTLYRLDEVMEGKLDMLIEPIVQEYQADQLAALSEQD, encoded by the coding sequence ATGAAGCCTTCTATCGTCGCTAAACTGGAAGCTCTGCACGAGCGCCATGAAGAAGTACAGGCGCTCCTCGGGGATGCCGGGACCATCGCGGACCAGGAACGTTTTCGCGCGCTCTCGCGTGAATACGCGCAGTTAAGTGATGTTTCTAAATGCTTTACCGACTGGCGACAGGTTCAGGAAGATATTGAAACCGCGCAGATGATGCTCGACGATCCTGAAATGCGCGAGATGGCGCAGGAAGAGTTGCAGGACGCGAAAGCGCGTTCTGAAGAGATGGAGCAGCAGCTTCAGGTGCTTCTGCTGCCGAAGGATCCGGACGATGAGCGTAACGCGTTTGTAGAAGTGCGCGCCGGTACCGGCGGTGACGAAGCGGCCCTGTTTGCCGGGGATCTGTTCCGCATGTACAGCCGCTACGCCGAATCGCGTCGCTGGCGCGTGGAGATCATGAGCGCCAACGAAGGCGAACATGGTGGCTACAAAGAGGTTATCGCCAAGATCAGCGGCGACGGCGTGTACGGTCGTCTCAAGTTTGAATCCGGCGGTCACCGCGTACAGCGCGTACCGGCCACCGAATCTCAGGGACGCATTCACACCTCAGCCTGTACGGTAGCGGTGATGCCGGAGCTGCCGGAAGCAGAACTGCCGGACATCAATCCGGCGGACCTGCGTATTGATACCTTCCGCTCCTCTGGCGCGGGCGGTCAGCACGTCAACACCACCGATTCCGCCATCCGTATTACCCACCTGCCAACCGGCATCGTCGTCGAATGCCAGGACGAGCGTTCACAGCACAAAAACAAAGCCAAAGCGTTGTCCGTGCTGGGCGCGCGTATCCACGCAGCGGAAATGGCGAAACGCCAGCAGGCGGAAGCGTCTACGCGTCGTAACCTGCTGGGCAGCGGCGATCGCAGCGACCGTAACCGCACCTATAACTTCCCGCAGGGCCGCGTGACCGACCACCGCATCAACCTGACGCTGTACCGTCTGGACGAGGTGATGGAAGGGAAGCTGGATATGCTGATCGAGCCTATCGTGCAGGAATATCAGGCCGACCAGCTGGCGGCACTGTCCGAGCAGGACTAA
- the prmC gene encoding peptide chain release factor N(5)-glutamine methyltransferase: MDFQRWLREAAGELSESESPKRDAEILLEHVTGKARTYLLAFGETELTAEQEAQLAALLARRKTGEPVAHLVGEREFWSLPLYVSAATLIPRPDTECLVEQALARLPAAACSILDLGTGTGAIALALATERPDCAVTAVDVMPDAVALAQRNVERLGLRNVTVLQSSWFAALENRSFAMIVSNPPYIDEHDPHLAQGDVRFEPLTALVAANAGLADLDHIVTTSREHLLPGGWLLVEHGWTQGEAVRTLFTQAGYAAVETCRDYGGNERLTLGQWP, from the coding sequence ATGGATTTTCAGCGCTGGTTACGTGAGGCGGCCGGAGAGCTTTCAGAAAGCGAAAGCCCGAAACGCGATGCCGAAATTTTGCTTGAGCATGTGACGGGTAAAGCCCGTACGTATCTGCTGGCTTTTGGCGAAACCGAACTGACCGCTGAGCAGGAAGCGCAGCTCGCCGCGCTGCTTGCCCGTCGTAAAACCGGCGAGCCGGTGGCACACCTTGTCGGTGAACGTGAGTTCTGGTCGTTACCGCTGTACGTCTCGGCGGCGACGCTGATCCCGCGTCCGGACACCGAGTGTCTGGTTGAGCAGGCGCTTGCGCGTTTACCGGCGGCGGCCTGCAGCATTCTCGACCTTGGGACGGGGACAGGTGCTATCGCGCTGGCGCTGGCCACCGAGCGGCCCGACTGCGCGGTGACGGCGGTGGACGTAATGCCCGACGCGGTGGCGCTGGCGCAGCGTAACGTGGAACGTCTCGGGCTCCGCAACGTGACGGTGCTGCAAAGCAGCTGGTTTGCCGCGCTGGAGAATCGCTCATTTGCGATGATTGTCAGCAATCCTCCTTATATCGACGAACATGACCCGCACCTTGCGCAGGGAGATGTTCGCTTCGAACCGCTCACGGCGCTCGTGGCCGCCAACGCGGGATTAGCCGATCTTGATCACATAGTGACAACGTCACGGGAACATTTACTTCCCGGCGGCTGGCTGCTCGTGGAGCATGGCTGGACGCAGGGAGAAGCCGTGCGGACACTGTTTACGCAAGCAGGTTACGCCGCAGTCGAAACCTGCCGCGACTACGGCGGCAACGAACGCCTGACGCTGGGGCAGTGGCCATGA